Proteins co-encoded in one Prevotella sp. E13-27 genomic window:
- a CDS encoding M48 family metallopeptidase → MNNMHTIDFIHPEDATALEALQRIPMLPKVVKSFMDIGVEQLQTGLNMATKIKLSPTQLPELYNILPPMCELLDIKEPDFFLEMNPIPNAYAFGDTQTAITITSSLVEMMSKEELRGVVAHECGHIACHHMLYRTLAYMLANASGMVESLLSLAAPIHYALMYWSRKSELSCDRVAAYMVGPQTAISMLSRLAGGPKNITSKLNLMELAEQADLYDALCKSDLWNKVLQTYAVMNQDHPYTSVRVRELLKWTETPHYKSLTSSKRICPHCHQAIYEDWRFCQHCGKKL, encoded by the coding sequence ATGAATAATATGCATACAATAGACTTCATACACCCAGAGGATGCTACAGCATTGGAAGCATTACAGAGAATACCTATGCTGCCAAAGGTCGTTAAATCCTTTATGGATATTGGCGTGGAACAGCTGCAAACAGGTCTGAACATGGCCACGAAAATCAAACTGTCTCCTACACAATTGCCTGAATTGTATAACATACTGCCTCCCATGTGCGAGCTGCTTGATATTAAGGAACCTGACTTCTTTCTTGAGATGAATCCAATTCCTAATGCCTATGCATTTGGCGATACGCAGACTGCCATCACCATTACATCGTCATTGGTTGAAATGATGTCTAAAGAGGAACTTCGTGGTGTGGTAGCTCACGAGTGTGGCCATATAGCCTGCCACCACATGCTTTATCGTACGCTTGCCTACATGCTTGCAAATGCTAGTGGCATGGTGGAATCATTGTTGTCTTTAGCAGCTCCAATACATTATGCGCTCATGTACTGGTCTCGCAAGAGTGAACTCAGTTGTGATCGTGTTGCTGCCTACATGGTAGGCCCTCAGACAGCAATCTCTATGCTGTCACGTCTGGCAGGTGGTCCGAAGAACATCACCTCGAAACTCAATTTGATGGAATTGGCAGAACAGGCCGACCTTTACGACGCTCTCTGTAAGAGCGATCTTTGGAACAAGGTGTTGCAGACCTATGCAGTGATGAATCAAGACCACCCATATACTTCTGTTCGAGTAAGGGAGTTGTTAAAGTGGACAGAGACTCCGCACTATAAGTCGCTGACCTCTTCCAAGCGCATTTGTCCCCACTGCCATCAGGCTATCTATGAAGACTGGCGATTCTGCCAGCATTGCGGAAAGAAATTATAA
- a CDS encoding zinc-ribbon domain-containing protein produces the protein MNPTPLLLLAFKELNDSMKGSLDGTKIESIKETINNYALASAVAGLAAAVVPGVASVVAMLTQTGFVWATYVQINKTLGISMSEHTVKFLGTAIITNLATNAGTTLASYAAAAVISFIPLFGQALSAATIAALGYMMVYTAAVIYLKLISRLMLPNGTLNVKEDDDTKHIIEDIIKKNNIKDIIKEGRNSYKQAKADGSLDQAKKHPRCPGCGAEVKPGQKFCSDCGTALM, from the coding sequence ATGAATCCTACACCACTATTATTACTCGCCTTTAAAGAACTTAACGACTCTATGAAGGGATCTCTCGACGGAACGAAGATTGAGAGCATCAAAGAGACCATTAATAACTATGCCCTTGCTTCAGCAGTAGCAGGCCTTGCGGCTGCAGTTGTTCCTGGGGTGGCAAGTGTTGTTGCTATGTTAACACAAACGGGTTTCGTTTGGGCTACTTATGTCCAGATTAACAAGACACTAGGCATTTCCATGTCGGAGCATACTGTCAAGTTCCTTGGTACTGCCATCATTACAAATTTAGCCACCAATGCAGGAACGACTCTCGCCTCCTATGCTGCAGCCGCTGTTATCTCGTTCATTCCACTATTCGGACAGGCTCTTTCCGCTGCTACTATTGCTGCATTGGGATATATGATGGTGTATACAGCAGCGGTAATCTATCTCAAACTTATTTCTAGACTGATGTTGCCCAATGGAACGCTGAATGTGAAAGAAGATGATGATACCAAGCACATCATCGAAGACATCATCAAGAAGAATAACATAAAAGACATCATCAAGGAAGGTCGTAACTCTTATAAGCAAGCTAAGGCCGATGGCTCTCTCGACCAAGCCAAGAAGCATCCCAGATGTCCAGGATGTGGCGCCGAAGTTAAACCTGGACAGAAGTTCTGTTCCGATTGTGGTACTGCCCTGATGTAA
- a CDS encoding BACON domain-containing protein: protein MKEIKNIQLLLFSLLILLVGCNDDLADKEYYVNHNYFSIGSGVIIFSDDVDNVIVSVDSKGSWNIANIPNWIDVSPKSGKGTGSFSVSATKNPLSTESRSDTIYVHHDGLTSLLQVKQAPSDYKFVYTPTQLDFGSNETEKKLVTLDNNTTWTASNTKGWCHVSPTSGKGTTELQVYCDVNSTNAERKDVITIKTAKGESYEIPVAQSGTKYYLKTSPEKLEKFKREGGKQDIQLLSNTDWIITSSDSWCKLSQNRGQGDYLITVFVDKNTLTTQRSTTLSITWDQEEKIIEVTQERGEEPRLSFSPQIIEPFPYQGGIYTIEVSSNTDWTVESNQEWCHIDSPTETITGDGNIKIIVDENPLGSAQRDAILTIKSNAGDKQIYVHQEKGLDPFIDVSSDQLSFSNKKEQKTITIISNVDWTVVCTDDSWCHIETPQGAGAGTKEIRIRVDVNPAEASERNCTLSIKSSWLEDKKIVVHQAKGDAGYVRTTPSNLNAQPQGGTVTFGIDSNLSNWTVSSDQSWCSVQTTSGSFNRTVSLYVQLNACTDARDATITIKSAISDVTVTVHQEPKDVPGDDNPNPKYTRKR from the coding sequence ATGAAGGAAATAAAGAATATACAATTACTATTGTTTTCATTGTTAATTCTTTTGGTTGGCTGTAATGACGATTTGGCTGACAAAGAATATTATGTCAACCATAACTACTTTAGCATTGGTAGTGGGGTGATTATCTTTTCCGATGATGTTGATAATGTCATTGTTTCTGTTGATTCTAAAGGATCATGGAATATAGCGAATATACCAAACTGGATTGATGTATCTCCGAAGTCTGGTAAAGGAACAGGATCTTTTTCTGTCAGTGCGACAAAAAATCCATTGAGTACTGAAAGCAGATCAGATACTATTTATGTTCACCATGATGGTTTAACAAGTTTGCTACAAGTAAAGCAGGCTCCATCTGATTACAAGTTTGTATATACCCCGACACAATTAGATTTCGGATCTAATGAAACGGAGAAGAAACTAGTGACTTTAGATAATAACACGACTTGGACTGCAAGTAATACAAAAGGGTGGTGTCATGTTTCCCCAACATCAGGAAAAGGAACTACAGAGTTGCAGGTCTATTGCGATGTAAACTCTACTAATGCTGAACGCAAAGATGTAATAACAATAAAGACAGCGAAAGGTGAGTCGTATGAAATTCCTGTAGCTCAAAGTGGAACAAAATATTACCTTAAGACGTCTCCAGAGAAGTTGGAAAAGTTCAAGAGAGAGGGAGGTAAACAGGATATTCAATTATTAAGTAATACAGATTGGATAATAACAAGTAGCGATAGTTGGTGTAAACTATCACAAAACAGAGGTCAAGGTGATTATCTGATAACAGTGTTCGTTGATAAAAATACATTGACGACACAAAGAAGTACTACATTGTCTATTACCTGGGACCAAGAGGAAAAAATAATCGAAGTGACTCAAGAAAGAGGCGAGGAACCAAGGTTGTCGTTTTCTCCTCAGATTATAGAACCATTTCCGTATCAAGGAGGAATTTACACAATAGAAGTTAGTAGTAATACCGATTGGACTGTAGAGAGCAATCAAGAATGGTGTCATATAGATAGCCCCACAGAGACTATTACTGGTGATGGCAATATAAAAATTATCGTCGACGAGAACCCGCTTGGTTCAGCTCAACGTGATGCCATTTTAACTATTAAGTCTAACGCAGGTGATAAACAAATATATGTTCATCAAGAGAAAGGTCTGGATCCGTTTATAGATGTTTCATCAGATCAATTATCATTCTCCAATAAAAAAGAACAGAAAACAATAACAATAATAAGTAATGTCGACTGGACAGTTGTATGTACAGATGATTCTTGGTGTCATATTGAAACTCCCCAAGGTGCTGGTGCTGGAACAAAGGAAATTAGGATAAGGGTTGATGTTAATCCTGCTGAAGCTTCAGAAAGGAATTGTACATTGTCTATTAAGTCTTCTTGGCTTGAAGATAAGAAGATAGTTGTTCATCAGGCGAAAGGCGATGCAGGTTACGTGAGAACGACTCCAAGTAATCTGAATGCACAGCCTCAAGGTGGAACTGTGACATTCGGTATTGATAGTAATCTTTCTAATTGGACAGTGTCAAGTGATCAAAGTTGGTGTTCAGTACAAACGACATCAGGCTCGTTTAATAGAACAGTATCCCTATATGTTCAACTTAATGCATGTACAGATGCTCGTGATGCCACAATTACAATAAAATCTGCTATTAGCGATGTCACCGTTACTGTTCATCAGGAACCTAAAGATGTTCCAGGTGACGATAACCCTAATCCGAAGTATACACGTAAAAGATAA
- a CDS encoding RyR domain-containing protein has product MKAQHMEITNELLAAYASGNVSDIERNAVRQYLMEHPDELETVMMLMDDDFDVQLDSHQADSAEMFNHGLDSLLEEVESTDTVSETPSVSILPIMSRAAKNVVDNLCAVKCEGYALRTLGIDVSDQELEKEAEENGWLKEEGTALYSIGQLSAKRGLFVSRKYDCTINDIKKSLKHGDIVIAVIDNSELFIRPEKAKRIDDTFGQLPNHAIIIKSIDEENQRAELLNPSDSNDVHSYPLDVFLEAWNDSSNYLVISNRNHYKPHPINLSEVSLTDDILVLQEVFAENVHEVWAKARIDDGWKYGPLRDDVQKTDPSLLPYDLLLEREKEYCRLLAIDTIKCLKKLGWRLAKNK; this is encoded by the coding sequence ATGAAAGCACAGCATATGGAAATAACTAACGAATTATTGGCAGCATATGCCTCAGGCAATGTTTCTGACATTGAACGCAATGCCGTGCGCCAGTATCTTATGGAACATCCAGACGAATTGGAGACTGTCATGATGCTGATGGACGATGATTTCGATGTCCAGCTGGATAGCCATCAGGCGGACTCAGCAGAAATGTTCAACCATGGATTAGATTCGTTGTTGGAAGAAGTTGAATCCACCGACACTGTTTCAGAGACTCCTTCAGTAAGTATTCTTCCCATAATGTCGCGAGCAGCCAAGAATGTTGTGGATAATCTTTGTGCTGTAAAATGCGAAGGCTATGCGTTAAGAACACTGGGAATAGATGTCTCTGATCAAGAACTGGAAAAAGAGGCTGAGGAGAATGGATGGCTTAAGGAAGAAGGAACCGCTTTATATAGTATTGGGCAATTATCTGCAAAGCGTGGATTATTTGTCTCGAGAAAATACGATTGTACCATTAATGATATTAAGAAATCACTAAAGCATGGTGATATTGTCATTGCAGTCATAGACAACTCAGAATTATTCATAAGGCCTGAGAAAGCAAAGAGAATAGATGATACATTCGGTCAGTTGCCAAACCATGCAATCATCATTAAGTCTATCGATGAAGAGAATCAAAGAGCAGAATTGTTGAATCCAAGTGACAGCAATGATGTTCACTCATATCCACTCGATGTTTTCTTAGAAGCATGGAACGATTCTTCAAACTATCTGGTAATCAGCAATCGTAATCATTACAAGCCACACCCCATCAATCTGTCGGAAGTGTCATTAACAGATGATATTCTTGTACTTCAAGAAGTATTTGCAGAGAATGTTCATGAGGTTTGGGCTAAAGCGAGAATAGATGATGGGTGGAAGTATGGCCCTCTTCGTGATGACGTTCAAAAGACAGACCCCAGTTTGTTACCATACGATTTGCTTCTTGAGCGAGAAAAGGAGTATTGTAGGTTATTAGCAATTGACACTATAAAATGTCTAAAGAAATTGGGATGGAGATTAGCGAAAAATAAATAA
- a CDS encoding caspase family protein — MNRLYIIVAMASIMLLYPCLGFAQGKSSIPTQALIKRQNIRILTIGCGRNKNGRNDLNSAQDLVAYERDSIAAKYIWPSYKYHYLNVKLNGKVNVEAFKDTLYNFARDTKQNDVVIIHILGHGETDSDGNYYFICYDGKLEGSYICNQLKKMAGNGALVVIFLDTCEAGALFNNINQYFNYNNGGAIAFYASSKSNQKADEIEQYTRFTKTILSTLKNENSVAFSESTQFLTLGGLKNVINAAFGTNDDSPPEKRQTPQSLFLSEKGKIDGYIIEDYPLIKKVTDGIPFPPTPKTPRYVYAGASGGLNITPTPYTNINIGLDINHRHKIEFGASLAFTQSDDVFIYDKNGILQNGYNYRGWNIYGRYGCNVMPKESRWEIVPLGGFSENFIYGLHGFNSDTGKTASCFMFSASCRFARSICKDKQLLLHGTLGCDFPIKKDGNVDVLKEDKYIKNWCTIGPYVEIGIVAKLFHL, encoded by the coding sequence ATGAACAGATTATATATTATTGTAGCAATGGCGTCAATAATGCTGTTGTATCCGTGTTTAGGGTTTGCTCAGGGAAAAAGTTCAATCCCTACACAAGCTTTAATTAAGAGACAAAATATTCGCATCTTAACAATTGGATGTGGAAGAAATAAGAATGGTCGTAATGATTTAAACTCTGCACAAGATTTGGTAGCATATGAAAGAGATAGTATCGCTGCTAAATATATTTGGCCGAGTTATAAGTACCATTATCTTAATGTTAAACTAAATGGCAAAGTTAATGTGGAAGCATTTAAAGATACTCTATATAACTTTGCGCGTGATACAAAGCAGAATGACGTTGTTATAATACACATCTTAGGACATGGTGAAACAGATTCGGATGGGAATTATTATTTCATATGCTATGATGGAAAGCTAGAAGGGAGTTACATATGTAATCAGCTAAAAAAAATGGCAGGCAACGGGGCTTTGGTTGTTATTTTCCTTGATACGTGTGAAGCAGGAGCTCTTTTTAATAATATCAATCAATATTTTAATTACAATAATGGCGGTGCTATTGCATTTTACGCATCATCTAAGAGCAATCAAAAAGCAGATGAGATAGAGCAATATACTCGTTTTACTAAAACTATTTTGAGTACATTAAAAAATGAAAATTCAGTCGCTTTTTCTGAAAGCACTCAATTTTTAACATTGGGTGGGCTTAAGAATGTGATTAATGCTGCATTTGGTACTAATGACGATTCTCCACCAGAAAAAAGACAGACCCCACAATCTCTTTTCCTCTCAGAAAAGGGGAAAATAGATGGTTATATAATCGAAGATTATCCACTTATAAAAAAAGTAACGGATGGTATTCCGTTTCCACCAACACCGAAGACTCCTCGCTACGTTTACGCTGGAGCTTCTGGCGGATTAAATATTACTCCTACTCCATATACTAATATAAATATTGGTCTTGACATTAATCATCGTCATAAAATAGAGTTCGGTGCATCACTGGCATTTACACAATCTGACGATGTGTTCATTTATGACAAAAACGGAATCTTACAAAATGGATATAATTATCGTGGTTGGAATATTTATGGAAGATATGGATGTAATGTCATGCCTAAAGAATCCCGATGGGAAATAGTTCCTCTTGGAGGCTTTTCTGAAAACTTCATCTATGGTCTCCATGGATTCAATTCCGATACGGGTAAGACCGCCTCTTGTTTTATGTTCTCTGCAAGTTGCCGGTTTGCTCGCAGCATATGCAAGGATAAACAGCTTCTTCTTCATGGAACACTTGGTTGTGATTTCCCCATCAAAAAAGACGGGAATGTTGATGTTCTTAAAGAGGATAAATACATAAAGAACTGGTGCACAATAGGGCCATACGTAGAAATTGGTATTGTAGCCAAGTTGTTTCATCTTTAA
- a CDS encoding CHASE2 domain-containing protein: MAKKTIKQRIKAMIGKSILLKSLIISFLAFGITCVLYFCLGNYLSYLGIDKSNLSYLKEYYKTRNTSYKQPPTSNDIYIIEVYENSSHDSVAKLVDAVCAHTPAVVGIDIRFTDNFNASDDTLRAAIKRNADLIVLAQVLDDDGNVDSNLFENDSLHFGIANSYDVLQFPDSTYHHFAYEVSKKYKQRLFLNYDDFLINYSTTDYDGTDMDSYLNSTPQVQDAKTKGKIVLIGGDVEGMYDRHQMPFNIDRGNLLPGIYCHAYAINSLINPNLAMKRLSIESKGNILLYWFLCFTYSFLYVCLTDKKCKYVKKYNSVFNIIRPLLLLMVVPILLLACFFLTLYCNIVPNVVPFLISVFIIITFNDFLAQNINSEKYE; the protein is encoded by the coding sequence ATGGCAAAAAAAACGATTAAACAAAGAATAAAAGCGATGATAGGTAAAAGCATATTGTTGAAATCGTTGATTATCTCATTCTTAGCTTTTGGTATTACTTGTGTACTGTATTTTTGCTTAGGCAATTATTTGTCCTATTTGGGAATTGATAAGAGCAATTTGTCATACCTAAAAGAATATTACAAGACAAGGAATACATCCTATAAACAACCACCTACTTCAAATGATATTTATATAATTGAAGTTTATGAGAATAGTTCTCATGATAGTGTAGCGAAATTAGTTGATGCTGTTTGCGCACATACACCCGCTGTCGTGGGAATAGATATCCGTTTTACGGATAATTTTAACGCTTCGGATGATACACTAAGAGCTGCTATTAAACGAAATGCTGATCTCATAGTACTTGCTCAAGTTCTTGATGATGATGGAAATGTTGACTCCAATTTGTTTGAAAATGACTCTTTGCACTTTGGCATTGCTAATTCCTATGATGTCCTACAATTTCCAGATTCTACATATCATCATTTTGCCTATGAAGTGTCAAAAAAATATAAACAAAGGCTATTTTTGAACTATGACGATTTTCTCATTAATTATTCTACCACAGACTATGACGGCACAGATATGGATAGTTATTTAAATAGCACCCCACAAGTCCAAGATGCAAAAACGAAAGGAAAGATAGTTTTAATAGGAGGCGATGTTGAAGGAATGTATGACAGGCATCAAATGCCATTTAATATTGATAGAGGAAACCTGCTGCCAGGTATTTATTGCCATGCCTATGCAATTAATTCCCTAATTAACCCTAATCTTGCTATGAAACGTCTTTCTATCGAATCGAAAGGCAATATATTATTGTATTGGTTTCTATGTTTTACATATTCGTTTTTGTATGTATGTCTTACAGACAAAAAATGCAAATACGTCAAAAAGTATAACTCTGTATTTAACATCATTAGACCCCTGCTGCTTTTGATGGTGGTACCTATTCTCTTATTGGCGTGCTTTTTCCTTACTCTCTATTGTAATATCGTACCAAACGTGGTTCCTTTCCTTATTTCAGTCTTTATTATTATTACGTTTAATGATTTCTTAGCACAAAATATTAATTCAGAAAAGTATGAATAA
- a CDS encoding sigma-70 family RNA polymerase sigma factor codes for MDYHYKTDYRMLSDRQIVEKILEKPHDEEAAVFLLHERYNPLLQSIYKYFTNDMSWYDDFIDELFLLLKGKEGTWRILACFEWRCTLGYWLKGVAFNKFRELMSKLIENKGRNESLDSDSHNKSKRQIPSVGEEIFEQNMQRVMLIEAIAKLRDDERFVILKRLQGYNSKEIAILLQKSWMKRGIVKKNHNGDPVIPTEDYVNVRIQRAKNNLKKIIVEK; via the coding sequence ATGGATTATCACTATAAGACAGACTATCGCATGTTATCCGACCGACAGATTGTCGAGAAGATTCTAGAGAAGCCTCACGATGAAGAGGCTGCTGTCTTCCTGCTCCATGAACGCTACAACCCTCTGCTTCAAAGCATCTATAAATATTTTACCAACGACATGTCGTGGTACGATGATTTTATAGACGAACTATTCCTGCTCCTTAAGGGTAAAGAAGGGACGTGGCGCATCTTGGCTTGTTTTGAGTGGCGTTGCACATTGGGCTATTGGCTGAAAGGAGTCGCTTTCAATAAGTTTCGTGAACTCATGTCCAAACTGATAGAAAATAAGGGTAGAAATGAGTCTTTAGATAGTGATAGTCATAATAAGTCAAAACGGCAGATACCCTCTGTCGGTGAGGAAATCTTTGAGCAAAACATGCAGAGAGTAATGCTTATCGAGGCCATAGCAAAACTGAGAGATGACGAGCGCTTCGTCATCTTGAAGCGCCTGCAGGGATACAACAGCAAGGAGATTGCCATCCTGCTTCAGAAAAGTTGGATGAAGCGTGGCATAGTGAAAAAGAATCACAATGGAGACCCAGTCATCCCCACTGAAGATTACGTTAACGTACGCATCCAACGGGCAAAGAATAACCTAAAGAAAATCATCGTCGAAAAATGA